A single Candidatus Methylomirabilota bacterium DNA region contains:
- a CDS encoding sigma-54 dependent transcriptional regulator has translation MPDPATLLVADDDPGLRESLERTLTREGYRVVVASDGRAALERLQAGGVDLVLTDLKMPALSGIELLHAAKAIAPDVDVILLTAFGTIEEAVKAMKDGAYDFLTKPVQRAQLQRVIRSALERRQLIQQNRALQQRLDALLRQGAVIGASPAFRRMMTLVEQVADSSATVLVQGESGTGKELVARAIHERSARRNGPFVAVNCAALPETLLESELFGYERGAFTGAAGRKEGRFELADGGTLFLDEVADLSAVTQPKILRMLQEGEFERLGGTKSIRVDVRVVAATNQDLAQMVRDKRFREDLYYRLNVITITVPPLRERREDIRVLAEHFLRVYAAKNNRHLDGFADEVLRRLEGYSWPGNVRELENIVERGVVLARGVQIDLPDLPEEIAGATPLPEGVLTVRIGTPLAEIEQRLLEATLRATRGNKTLTARLLG, from the coding sequence ATGCCTGATCCCGCCACCCTGCTGGTCGCCGACGACGATCCGGGGCTCCGCGAGAGCCTCGAGCGCACGCTGACTCGCGAGGGCTATCGCGTCGTCGTCGCCTCCGACGGGCGCGCCGCCCTCGAGCGCCTGCAGGCCGGCGGCGTCGACCTGGTCCTCACCGATCTCAAGATGCCCGCGCTGTCCGGCATCGAGCTGCTGCACGCCGCCAAGGCCATCGCGCCGGACGTCGACGTCATCCTGCTCACCGCGTTCGGGACCATCGAGGAAGCGGTCAAGGCGATGAAGGACGGCGCCTACGACTTCCTCACCAAGCCCGTGCAGCGGGCGCAGCTGCAGCGCGTGATCCGGTCGGCGCTCGAGCGGCGCCAGCTCATCCAGCAGAACCGCGCCCTCCAGCAGCGCCTTGACGCGCTGCTCCGCCAGGGCGCCGTCATCGGCGCCAGCCCCGCCTTCCGGCGCATGATGACGCTGGTGGAGCAGGTCGCCGACAGCTCCGCCACCGTGCTGGTCCAGGGCGAGAGCGGGACGGGCAAGGAGCTGGTGGCCCGCGCCATTCACGAGCGGTCGGCCCGGCGCAACGGCCCCTTCGTGGCCGTCAACTGCGCCGCGTTGCCCGAGACGCTGCTGGAGTCCGAGCTGTTCGGCTACGAGCGGGGCGCCTTCACGGGGGCGGCGGGACGCAAGGAGGGGCGCTTCGAGCTGGCCGACGGCGGCACCCTGTTCCTCGACGAGGTCGCCGACCTCTCCGCGGTGACGCAGCCCAAGATTCTCAGGATGCTCCAGGAGGGCGAGTTCGAGCGGCTGGGCGGCACCAAGAGCATCCGCGTCGACGTCCGGGTCGTCGCCGCCACCAACCAGGACCTGGCCCAGATGGTGCGCGACAAGCGCTTCCGCGAGGACCTCTACTACCGGCTCAACGTCATCACCATCACGGTGCCGCCGCTGCGCGAGCGGCGCGAGGACATCCGCGTCTTGGCCGAGCACTTCCTGCGCGTGTACGCCGCCAAGAACAACCGGCACCTCGACGGCTTCGCGGACGAGGTCCTGCGCAGGCTCGAGGGCTACTCCTGGCCCGGCAACGTGCGGGAGCTCGAGAACATCGTCGAGCGCGGCGTCGTGCTGGCCCGCGGCGTCCAGATCGACCTGCCCGACCTCCCCGAGGAGATTGCGGGAGCCACGCCGTTGCCCGAGGGCGTGCTGACCGTACGCATCGGTACGCCGCTGGCGGAGATCGAGCAGCGCCTGCTGGAGGCGACGCTGCGGGCGACCCGGGGCAACAAGACGCTCACGGCGCGGCTCCTCGG
- a CDS encoding ATP-binding protein, protein MTTAGRKPWHAIFKLLEGDERVFAVLLAVVMVGGLTTLGLVPLRPRYRIDLFSLVTWFAAYKVGIFALVTINPRATRIIFLNALGIDLLLVFTLLYFTGGGDSLFYLLFFPLVAVNAYYFGPWVGLGAALIVGGLYTLSAWLVPPWVGWTPGFILSALAGLPAVTLGLVAERERRARGEVERLNTELTGTLNRLQATQQELLVAERMATVGRLSLKVAHEVRNPISAIELNAEILRDIVRGQAGTEREEAAGLVAAIQDQVRTLDALTEEYLTFARFPRPHFEEESVNDLVVELADFVRPVAVRQGLTLHVETDPTVPMMEIDRGLLRQAILNLVKNGQEALSRGGELTLASRREGDTVEVSVTDTGGGIPDEVAKRLFEPFFTTKPQGTGLGLSIARQIIEEHGGEIRWTNRPGAGARFTIRLPLKRAVHA, encoded by the coding sequence GTGACGACAGCCGGCCGCAAGCCGTGGCACGCGATCTTCAAGCTGCTCGAGGGCGACGAGCGGGTGTTCGCCGTGCTCCTCGCCGTCGTGATGGTCGGCGGCCTGACCACCCTCGGCCTCGTCCCCCTGCGGCCCCGCTACCGGATCGACCTCTTCTCGCTGGTGACGTGGTTCGCGGCGTACAAGGTCGGCATCTTCGCGCTGGTCACGATCAACCCGCGCGCTACCCGCATCATCTTTCTCAACGCGCTCGGCATCGATCTGCTGCTCGTCTTCACGCTGCTCTATTTCACCGGCGGCGGCGACAGCCTCTTCTACCTCCTCTTCTTCCCGCTGGTCGCGGTCAACGCCTACTACTTCGGCCCGTGGGTGGGCCTGGGCGCCGCCCTCATCGTCGGCGGGCTCTACACGCTCTCCGCGTGGCTGGTGCCGCCCTGGGTCGGCTGGACGCCGGGGTTCATTCTCTCCGCGCTGGCCGGCCTCCCGGCGGTGACCCTGGGCCTCGTCGCCGAGCGGGAGCGGCGGGCACGCGGCGAGGTCGAGCGGCTCAACACCGAGCTGACGGGAACGCTCAACCGGCTCCAGGCGACCCAGCAGGAGCTCCTCGTCGCCGAGCGCATGGCCACCGTGGGGCGGCTCAGCCTCAAGGTCGCGCACGAGGTCCGCAACCCGATCAGCGCGATCGAGTTGAACGCAGAGATCCTGCGGGACATCGTGCGCGGGCAGGCGGGGACGGAGCGGGAGGAGGCGGCCGGGCTCGTGGCCGCCATCCAGGACCAGGTGCGGACGCTGGACGCCCTGACCGAGGAGTACCTGACCTTCGCGCGCTTCCCCCGCCCGCACTTCGAGGAGGAGTCGGTCAACGACCTGGTGGTGGAGTTGGCCGACTTCGTGCGGCCCGTCGCCGTGCGCCAGGGCCTCACGCTGCACGTGGAGACCGATCCGACCGTGCCCATGATGGAGATCGACCGCGGCCTGCTGCGCCAGGCCATCCTGAACCTCGTCAAGAACGGGCAGGAGGCGCTCTCCCGCGGGGGCGAGCTGACGCTGGCCAGCCGGCGCGAGGGCGACACCGTGGAGGTCTCGGTGACCGACACCGGCGGCGGCATTCCCGACGAGGTCGCCAAGCGGCTGTTCGAGCCGTTCTTCACGACCAAGCCGCAGGGGACCGGCCTCGGCCTGTCGATCGCGCGCCAGATCATCGAGGAGCACGGCGGCGAGATCCGCTGGACGAACCGGCCGGGCGCGGGCGCCCGCTTCACCATCCGTCTGCCGCTCAAGCGGGCGGTCCATGCCTGA
- a CDS encoding DedA family protein yields MLQRFIENFTYLGVFLVLFGAGLGLPIPEEAPVLAAGVLAHENVVRWWITLPVCILGVLSGDVVLYWVGHHWGEVVLDWRVVRRVLSREREERLKAAYHRHGVKIVFTARHVLGLRAAAFLTAGIAKIPFWKFLAVDAGAALVGVPVGFGIAFLFADQLARVMADVRRFERWLVLCALVGLAAGLAVLAYRQSRRS; encoded by the coding sequence ATGCTTCAACGCTTCATCGAGAACTTCACCTACCTCGGGGTGTTTCTGGTGCTGTTCGGGGCCGGCCTGGGGCTGCCGATTCCCGAGGAGGCCCCGGTCCTGGCCGCCGGCGTGCTCGCGCACGAAAATGTCGTGCGGTGGTGGATCACGCTGCCCGTCTGCATCCTGGGCGTCCTCAGCGGTGACGTCGTCCTCTACTGGGTCGGCCATCACTGGGGCGAGGTGGTGCTGGACTGGCGGGTGGTCCGCCGCGTCCTCAGTCGGGAGCGCGAGGAGCGGCTCAAGGCCGCCTACCACCGCCACGGCGTGAAGATCGTCTTCACGGCCCGCCACGTGCTGGGCCTGCGGGCCGCCGCCTTCCTCACCGCCGGCATCGCCAAGATTCCGTTCTGGAAATTCCTCGCGGTGGACGCCGGCGCGGCGTTGGTGGGCGTCCCTGTCGGCTTCGGCATCGCCTTCCTCTTCGCGGACCAGCTCGCGCGCGTGATGGCCGACGTGCGCCGCTTCGAGCGCTGGCTGGTGCTCTGCGCGCTGGTGGGGCTGGCCGCCGGGCTCGCCGTCCTCGCCTACCGCCAGAGCCGCCGCAGCTGA
- a CDS encoding glycosyltransferase family 4 protein — protein sequence MIYTRMGLPMPRQRLILHTEASLGLGGQEIRILTEARWLLDHGWSALIAAQPESRLLSEARAAELPAVAVRMRGALDLPALLALRRLMRARGVALAHTHSSVDSWLGTLAAKSLRLPVVRGRHVTIPIVKRRALTYRLADRVITSGEAVRTLVQRAGVPAERIVAVAAGVDAMRFHPGVSGKTVRDELGLTSPVVGLVANVRGSKGHRYFLEAAPEVLRAVPGTRFLIVGDGVGFEGVRRRVREMGLEPHVIMTGFRRDIPEVMAALDVLVLPSVKSEAISQVIPQALAVGTPVVGTTVGGTPEIIRDGENGRLVPPADAAALAGAIVALLRDPPRAREMARAGQALVQARYTMDATMAQTTAVYAELLGG from the coding sequence ATGATCTATACTCGCATGGGCCTGCCGATGCCTCGCCAGCGATTGATCCTTCACACCGAGGCCTCGCTCGGCCTCGGCGGCCAGGAGATCCGGATCCTCACCGAGGCGCGCTGGCTGCTCGACCACGGCTGGAGCGCGCTCATCGCCGCCCAGCCCGAGAGCCGGCTGCTCTCCGAAGCGCGCGCTGCCGAGCTGCCCGCCGTCGCCGTCCGCATGCGCGGCGCCCTCGATCTGCCCGCGCTCCTGGCGCTCCGCCGGCTCATGCGGGCGCGGGGGGTGGCGCTCGCGCACACCCACAGCTCGGTCGACAGCTGGCTGGGCACGCTGGCGGCCAAGTCGCTGCGCCTGCCCGTCGTGCGCGGCCGCCACGTGACCATCCCCATCGTCAAGCGGCGCGCCCTGACCTATCGTCTCGCCGATCGCGTCATCACCAGCGGCGAGGCGGTCCGGACGCTGGTGCAGCGCGCCGGCGTGCCCGCCGAGCGGATCGTCGCCGTCGCCGCGGGAGTGGACGCGATGCGCTTCCACCCCGGCGTGTCGGGCAAGACGGTGCGCGACGAGTTGGGGCTCACCAGCCCGGTGGTCGGCCTGGTGGCCAACGTGCGCGGCTCCAAGGGACACCGCTACTTCCTGGAGGCTGCCCCGGAAGTGCTGCGCGCGGTGCCGGGGACACGCTTTCTCATCGTCGGCGACGGCGTCGGCTTCGAAGGCGTGCGTCGCCGCGTGCGCGAGATGGGTCTCGAGCCCCACGTCATCATGACGGGCTTCCGCCGCGACATCCCCGAGGTGATGGCCGCGCTCGACGTCCTCGTCCTGCCCTCCGTCAAGTCGGAGGCGATCTCGCAGGTGATCCCACAGGCGCTGGCGGTGGGGACGCCGGTGGTGGGCACCACCGTCGGCGGCACCCCCGAGATCATCCGCGACGGCGAGAACGGCCGGCTGGTGCCTCCCGCCGACGCCGCCGCCCTCGCGGGCGCCATCGTCGCGCTGCTCCGCGATCCTCCCCGCGCCCGGGAGATGGCCCGCGCCGGCCAGGCGCTCGTGCAGGCCCGCTACACCATGGACGCGACGATGGCGCAAACGACCGCCGTGTACGCTGAGCTCCTGGGCGGCTGA
- a CDS encoding HAD family hydrolase: MNVRALAIDYDGTIAENGRTPAPTAAALARVRASGRKLVLVTGRILVELREVCPNVDRMFDAVVAENGALLYLPGLGRAHPLGAAPEPALLEALSRHRVEFKLGESIVATLTRFADAARAAIQEAGVPRILEFNKGALMLLPQGLSKGTGLLAALAALDVSPNEAVAIGDAENDHTLLAACGLGVAVADAVPALRARAQHVTRAPGSLGVIEFVEEFRLTDR, from the coding sequence ATGAACGTCCGGGCCCTGGCCATCGACTACGACGGCACCATCGCCGAGAACGGGCGCACGCCCGCGCCGACCGCGGCGGCGCTGGCGCGCGTGCGAGCCTCCGGGCGCAAGCTCGTGCTCGTCACCGGCCGGATCCTCGTCGAGCTGAGGGAGGTCTGCCCCAACGTCGACCGCATGTTCGACGCCGTCGTCGCCGAGAACGGCGCCCTCCTCTATCTACCGGGACTCGGCCGCGCCCATCCGCTGGGCGCGGCGCCGGAGCCCGCGCTGCTCGAGGCGCTGTCCCGGCACCGCGTCGAGTTCAAGCTCGGCGAGTCGATCGTGGCGACGCTGACCCGCTTCGCCGACGCCGCGCGGGCAGCGATCCAGGAGGCGGGGGTCCCCCGCATCCTGGAGTTCAACAAGGGCGCCCTGATGCTGCTGCCCCAGGGCCTGTCGAAGGGCACGGGGCTGCTGGCCGCCCTGGCCGCGCTCGACGTCTCCCCCAACGAGGCCGTGGCCATAGGCGACGCCGAGAACGATCACACCCTGCTCGCCGCCTGCGGGCTGGGGGTGGCGGTGGCCGACGCCGTGCCGGCGCTCCGGGCCCGCGCCCAGCACGTCACCCGCGCGCCGGGCAGCCTCGGGGTGATCGAGTTCGTCGAAGAGTTCCGCCTGACCGACCGCTAG